One genomic segment of Brassica napus cultivar Da-Ae chromosome A3, Da-Ae, whole genome shotgun sequence includes these proteins:
- the LOC106439007 gene encoding acyl carrier protein, chloroplastic: protein MATTFSASVSMQATSLATPTRISFQKPALVSRTNLSFNLGRSIPTRLSVSCAAKPETIEKVSKIVKKQLSLKDDQKVVAETKFADLGADSLDTVEIVMGLEEEFDIEMAEEKAQKIATVEEAAELIEELVLLKKK from the exons ATGGCGACCACTTTCAGCGCCTCTGTCTCCATGCAAGCCACTTCTCTG GCAACGCCAACGAGGATTAGCTTCCAGAAGCCAGCTTTGGTTTCAAGGACTAATCTCTCCTTCAACTTAGGCCGTTCAATCCCCACTCGCCTCTCAGTTTCTTGCGCG GCCAAACCAGAGACGATAGAGAAAGTGTCTAAGATTGTCAAGAAGCAACTCTCACTCAAAGACGACCAAAAGGTTGTTGCGGAGACCAAGTTTGCTGATCTTGGAGCAGACTCTCTCGACACG GTTGAGATAGTGATGGGTTTAGAGGAAGAGTTTGATATCGAAATGGCGGAAGAGAAAGCACAGAAGATCGCAACTGTGGAGGAAGCTGCTGAACTCATTGAAGAGCTCGTGCTACTGAAGAAGAAGTAA